The Verrucomicrobiia bacterium DNA window CGCATCCTGAAGGAAAAGCTCTCGACCGACAAGGCGCAGAACGCGAAGATCCTTGAAATCATCGAGGAGCTCGAGAAGACGTTATGATCGATCACCGGGCGGTGAGCCGTTACGCGCGCGCGCTTTTGGGACTGGCGGAGGAAACGGGCCAATGGGAAGCCATTGACTCGGGCCTCACCGCCGTGCGCCAGCTTTTGGAAAAGCATCCGGAAATCACGCACCTGGTCATGAATTCCACGATCGGGAAAGCCGAGAAGGAAGATTTTCTCGACAAGGTCCTCCCCGCGTCGACGCCGAGGCTCATCGCGGATTTCCTGAAGCTTATCGTGGCCAAGGGCCGGTTCCACGCGTTCCGGTTCATCCAGGAAGAGTTCCACCGCCTTTCGGAAGAAAAGCGCGGCATCCGGGAAGTGACCGCGGTGTCGGCCGTGCCGCTGCCGCCCGAAGCCGTGACGCGGCTTACGGCGCTGCTCAAGAAGAAGTTCAAGTCCGAGATCCGGCTGATCACGGAAACCGACCCCCGCATGATCGGCGGGCTGGTCGTACGCTTCGGCGGCAAAGAAATCGACGCCAGTTACCGGAGCCGTCTTCACGAATTGAAACAGAATTTAAAGTCCCAATAATCTCGCCCCCCGGGGAAAGGGAACATCATGTTGAAACCTGAAGAAGTGGTGCAGGCAATCCAGACGGAAATCAAAAAATACGAGACCAAGCTCCGTATGGAGTCCGTGGGCTACGTCCTGCAGGTCGGCGACGGCATCGCGCGCGTCTACGGCTTGGAAGAGGTCATGGCCGGCGAACTGGTCACGTTCGAAGACAAGACCATGGGCCTCGCGCTGAACCTCGAGCCGGAAAACGTCGGCGTCGTGATTCTCGGGTCGGACAAGAACATCAAGGAAGGCGAACAGGTCAAACGCACGGGCCGCATCGCGGAAGTTCCCGTAGGCAACGCGCTTCTCGGCCGCGTCGTGAACCCGCTCGGCGAGCCCATGGACGGCAAAGGCCCCATTGCTTCCGATAAGCGCCGCCCGCTCGAAACCCTTCCCCCTTCCGTCATCAAACGCCAGCCCGTGAAAGAGCCTCTGCAGACCGGCATCAAGGCCATCGACGCCATGATCCCGATCGGCCGCGGCCAGCGCGAACTCATCATCGGCGACCGC harbors:
- the atpH gene encoding ATP synthase F1 subunit delta; protein product: MIDHRAVSRYARALLGLAEETGQWEAIDSGLTAVRQLLEKHPEITHLVMNSTIGKAEKEDFLDKVLPASTPRLIADFLKLIVAKGRFHAFRFIQEEFHRLSEEKRGIREVTAVSAVPLPPEAVTRLTALLKKKFKSEIRLITETDPRMIGGLVVRFGGKEIDASYRSRLHELKQNLKSQ